In Candidatus Binataceae bacterium, a single genomic region encodes these proteins:
- a CDS encoding thiamine pyrophosphate-dependent dehydrogenase E1 component subunit alpha: protein MPQPSGAHDAAETSPRVEYELQLYYWMKLIRAFEERVSRLHRQNKIFGGVYSGAGQEAIVTGICAPLKEGDFVAPLHRDMGVFIMRGVDPGRLMAQLMGKETGLSRGKDSFLHGGDLEHGIFGSTSMLGSSLPVAVGAALKFKMKREKNIAVAFFGEGAASRGDVHEAMNFAGVHKLPVLFVCENNRYAYSTPLEKQMAIEDVADRAQAYGFKGHVCSGNDLLAVLDVTERVVEKMRAGEGPALIECKTYRYRGHSEHDAALYRDKEELIEWESRDPIPRYEFYLEKKGHDIKGIREQIDAKTQQTVQQAVDYAEQSPLPDPKEALEDIYAPNTFKFPSTSNNGNR, encoded by the coding sequence ATGCCCCAGCCCAGCGGCGCGCACGATGCGGCCGAGACTTCACCGCGCGTGGAGTATGAACTGCAGCTCTATTATTGGATGAAGTTGATCCGCGCCTTCGAAGAGCGCGTCTCGCGATTGCATCGCCAGAACAAAATCTTCGGCGGCGTCTATTCCGGCGCCGGGCAGGAGGCGATCGTCACCGGAATCTGCGCCCCGCTCAAGGAGGGCGACTTCGTCGCGCCGCTCCATCGCGATATGGGCGTCTTCATCATGCGCGGTGTCGATCCCGGCCGTCTGATGGCGCAGCTCATGGGCAAGGAAACCGGGCTTTCGCGCGGTAAGGATTCGTTCCTGCACGGCGGCGACCTCGAGCACGGAATCTTCGGCTCGACCTCGATGCTCGGCTCGTCGCTGCCGGTCGCAGTCGGCGCGGCGCTCAAGTTCAAGATGAAGCGCGAGAAGAATATCGCCGTGGCGTTCTTCGGCGAGGGCGCGGCCTCGCGCGGCGACGTTCACGAGGCGATGAACTTCGCGGGTGTCCACAAGCTGCCCGTGCTCTTCGTATGCGAGAACAATCGCTACGCGTATTCGACGCCGCTCGAAAAGCAAATGGCGATCGAAGACGTGGCGGATCGCGCGCAGGCCTACGGCTTCAAGGGCCACGTATGCTCCGGGAACGATCTTCTCGCCGTCCTCGACGTAACCGAGCGCGTGGTGGAGAAGATGCGCGCCGGCGAGGGCCCGGCGCTGATCGAATGCAAGACGTATCGCTACCGCGGGCATAGCGAGCACGACGCGGCGCTCTATCGCGACAAGGAAGAGCTTATCGAATGGGAGAGCCGCGATCCGATTCCGCGCTACGAGTTTTATCTCGAAAAGAAAGGCCACGACATCAAGGGTATCCGCGAGCAGATCGACGCCAAGACGCAGCAGACCGTGCAGCAGGCCGTCGACTATGCGGAACAAAGCCCTTTGCCCGATCCCAAAGAGGCGCTCGAAGACATCTACGCGCCGAACACTTTCAAATTTCCTTCAACCTCGAACAACGGTAACCGCTAG